One genomic segment of Hordeum vulgare subsp. vulgare chromosome 2H, MorexV3_pseudomolecules_assembly, whole genome shotgun sequence includes these proteins:
- the LOC123427484 gene encoding uncharacterized protein LOC123427484, which translates to MEAAASSLSSLLVSLRVDGPWTPPAAWDPVAPESASAGVPDPVGRPPRDPIYELTSVPDAALVRLALHALHGVKSSLDEIEELSVLFSSCPADRTSHRVANVWLRSSSTASIGHILSSIGSTGLAVFFLCKFVHYYLFQSREVNCENREGQGHDVSDDKDTENSPPYSLVNQAFAAAVEKVLEGYFCSLNTLPPSVKLRRSVGQPDRHSITSDRASCNSSSEITLLEVYLHTEELRRHIKSLGNICFPKFAGLALCQEGLTTDSNLEFENFPRGTDLLSYLYVRLRDADPVHYALLKYLFIRSCEPYCNFIKLWIYRASVDDPYEEFLITQTETNQIQGGLLGPLDDFTALPFKGSNHVSVPCFLKDICNPLLRTGQQLQVLMKVVKSCNLCSTGGDNYDAGKTILLEEILPWFGTPIECSVNSFTFSKSKAEAVICQRDVMYKSMLEKLHHFFLNIEIIPFGPPPNSLHKSKGPLDTSVSDVELLYGGTHALPTCDIIAADEKDNDAYSTSQESSDKLDLLESSECSSSYSSMDEIEVESGITCGNLSSSRFPLCYASTGEAKCSSETQNVLSYQTSSRNNGTSPASPNDEHHRNVDLGCSNVPMHSQNVEHNVMPDALELDYQYSKFWPFGKFPKNTFNISPGKMCLVDEFLYTDNESAVEQVSRGDVVYPSHTEKSCKINSSWNSSAPYNLSTNPILKNAACHHMESDLRGKWKNQALKSFAFESVTNPCEVYFERSTSLVESEAGATKVVHSAAQISKQPDCSSELLQAKTGSQGYLASSGETEASDNLPKNVCGGALWEKLLEYTAKSTEKIAGDNSSASDMPLDIAIDKCIMQEVLLQYKYVSSFTMKLLEEGFDLCGHLLALRRYHFMELADWAESFIVSIYHKKWFSVKSEQKRAEIQGLLDLALQRSSCDTDPYKEKLFIYMKEQPGISVSVSEHGFHMLDDFLLGYKVDWPVNIVITEEALRRYAEIFCYLVQVRFAVFSLTEVWRFLKELTQLISRSGRSRPDILKELNSVMRVRHQVYHFLSTLQQYHHCNLSDISWRRFQHSLKHQVKDIQDIEYVHLCYVTDALHICFLSNETKPVATIIKSMLQQALEFRSCFKTLNDLSESTVDQLNLHSLINFSQVDTIKTRFESNIKDLYILHSKSSKYEELGLSRFWGYLNYNEYHSLKISKDVGCFYF; encoded by the exons ATGGAGGCCGCCGCCTCCAGCCTCTCGTCGCTGCTCGTCAGCCTCCGCGTGGACGGCCCCTGGACGCCGCCTGCAGCCTGGGATCCCGTCGCTCCCGAGAGCGCGTCCGCCGGTGTTCCAGACCCCGTAGGGCGTCCCCCTCGGGATCCAATCTACGAGCTCACCTCTGTTCCT GATGCTGCTTTGGTTCGTTTGGCTTTGCATGCACTGCATGGTGTCAAATCATCGTTAGATGAGATTGAAGAGCTTTCTGTGTTGTTCTCCTCATGTCCGGCAGACAGGACATCTCATCGCGTTGCAAATGTGTGGTTACGGTCATCTAGCACTGCCTCTATAGGACATATTCTCAGTTCTATAGGCTCTACAGGTCTTGCAGTTTTCTTCCTGTGCAAGTTTGTGCACTATTATCTTTTCCAAAGTCGAGAAGTAAATtgtgaaaatagagaaggacaagGACATGATGTTTCTGATGACAAAGATACTGAGAATTCTCCTCCTTACAGTCTAGTGAACCAAGCATTTGCTGCGGCAGTTGAAAAGGTTCTAGAAGGCTATTTCTGTTCCTTGAATACTTTACCACCTTCAGTTAAGCTGAGGCGGTCAGTGGGACAACCTGATAGACATTCCATTACCTCAGATAGAGCTAGTTGTAATTCTAGCTCTGAAATCACTCTTCTGGAAGTTTATCTCCACACCGAGGAGTTGAGAAGGCATATTAAGTCCCTTGGAAACATTTGTTTTCCTAAGTTTGCAGGTCTTGCATTATGCCAGGAGGGTTTGACTACTGATTCTAACTTGGAGTTTGAGAATTTTCCGCGGGGcactgatttgctttcttatttgTATGTCCGCCTTCGT GATGCTGATCCAGTTCACTATGCACTTTTGAAATATCTCTTCATTCGTTCCTGTGAACCATACTGTAACTTCATTAAGTTATGGATTTACCGAGCTAGTGTTGACGACCCTTATGAAGAATTTCTCATAACACAAACCGAGACAAACCAGATTCAAGGAGGTTTGTTGGGCCCACTAGATGATTTCACTGCATTGCCCTTCAAG GGAAGTAATCATGTATCTGTTCCATGTTTTCTGAAAGATATATGCAATCCTCTTTTACGCACTGGGCAGCAGCTTCAAGTGCTCATGAAGGTTGTAAAGTCGTGCAATCTTTGTTCTACTGGAGGAGATAATTACGACGCTGGTAAAACCATCCTTCTGGAGGAAATTCTCCCATGGTTTGGTACGCCCATTGAGTGCTCAGTGAATtcatttactttctcaaaaagcAAGGCTGAAGCAGTAATATGTCAGAGAGATGTTATGTACAAGTCGATGCTAGAGAAGCTCCATCATTTTTTCTTAAATATTGAG ATAATTCCTTTTGGTCCTCCGCCAAACTCCCTGCATAAAAGTAAAGGCCCTCTAGACACATCAGTCTCAGATGTGGAGCTATTGTATGGTGGCACCCATGCTCTACCAACTTGTGATAT TATAGCTGCAGATGAAAAAGACAATGATGCTTATTCAACATCGCAAGAATCTTCAGATAAACTAGATCTTCTGGAATCTTCAGAATGCTCTTCTTCTTATAGTTCTATGGATGAAATTGAGGTTGAGAGTGGCATCACTTGTGGTAATTTGTCTAGTTCCAGGTTTCCGTTGTGCTATGCCAGTACGGGTGAAGCAAAATGCTCCTCAGAAACCCAAAATGTGCTTTCATATCAAACTAGTTCTCGTAACAACGGGACAAGCCCTGCAAGCCCTAATGATGAGCACCATAGAAATGTTGATTTGGGTTGCAGCAATGTTCCCATGCACTCGCAGAATGTGGAACATAATGTGATGCCTGATGCTCTAGAACTGGATTACCAGTACAGTAAATTTTGGCcatttggcaaatttccaaagaacACATTTAATATTTCCCCTGGAAAAATGTGTTTAGTCGATGAGTTTCTGTATACTGACAATGAAAGTGCAGTGGAGCAAGTGTCACGTGGTGATGTAGTTTATCCATCACACACAGAGAAGTCTTGCAAGATAAACAGTTCATGGAATTCTAGCGCTCCTTACAATCTCAGCACCAATCCCATTCTGAAGAATGCGGCTTGTCATCATATGGAGAGTGACTTGCGAGGAAAATGGAAAAATCAAGCACTTAAAAGCTTTGCTTTCGAGTCAGTCACAAATCCATGTGAAGTATACTTTGAAAGAAGCACGTCCCTTGTGGAGTCTGAAGCCGGAGCTACAAAGGTTGTACATTCCGCTGCTCAGATTTCTAAACAGCCTGATTGTTCTAGTGAGCTTCTTCAAGCTAAGACAGGGAGTCAGGGATACCTTGCTTCATCAGGAGAAACTGAAGCAAGTGATAATCTTCCAAAAAATGTCTGCGGGGGAGCATTATGGGAGAAATTGTTAGAATATACTGCTAAATCAACAGAAAAGATAGCTGGAGATAATAGTTCAGCATCTGATATGCCACTTGATATAGCTATTGACAAGTGCATTATGCAAGAAGTTCTGCTGCA ATATAAATATGTTAGCAGCTTCACAATGAAGTTGCTTGAGGAGGGTTTTGATCTTTGTGGACATCTACTAGCACTACGGCGCTACCATTTCATGGAACTAGCTGACTGGGCAGAGTCTTTTATTGTTTCCATTTATCATAAG AAATGGTTCTCTGTTAAGTCTGAGCAGAAAAGAGCAGAGATCCAAGGGCTTCTTGACCTGGCCTTGCAGAGGTCTTCATGTGATACTGACCCTTATAAGGAAAAACTGTTTATATACATGAAAGAACAGCCAGGCATTTCTGTGTCAGTCTCTGAACATG GTTTCCACATGCTGGATGACTTCTTGTTGGGTTATAAAGTTGATTGGCCAGTGAATATTGTCATTACAGAGGAGGCACTTCGGAGATATGCTGAAATATTCTGTTATCTTGTTCAAGTCAGGTTTGCAGTCTTTTCACTGACTGAAGTATGGCGGTTTCTAAAG GAATTGACACAGTTAATCAGTCGATCCGGCCGCAGTAGACCTGATATattgaaagaattaaactctgtgATGAGAGTGAG ACATCAAGTTTACCATTTTCTATCGACATTACAGCAGTACCACCATTGCAATTTGTCTGATATATCATGGCGTCGTTTTCAACATTCCCTTAAACATCAG GTGAAAGATATCCAGGATATCGAGTATGTGCATCTGTGCTATGTTACAGACGCACTTCACAT ATGTTTCTTATCAAATGAGACAAAACCAGTTGCCACCATAATCAAAAGCATGCTTCAACAAGCTTTGGAGTTCCGGTCATGTTTTAAGACTCTTAATGACCTTTCAGAATCAACAGTGGATCAACTTAATCTGCATTCTCTTATAAACTTCTCTCAG GTGGATACAATTAAAACAAGGTTTGAGAGTAACATTAAAGATTTGTATATTTTgcattcaaagtcttcaaagtatGAGGAGCTTGGTCTTTCTCGCTTCTGGGGGTATCTGAACTACAATGAGTATCACTCTTTGAAAATCAGCAAGGATGTGGGCTGCTTCTACTTCTGA
- the LOC123430650 gene encoding protein MAIN-LIKE 2-like, which produces MSIFFVICRMVWLLNDVYDVEHRAYFMSEKKMELMRLKIRSHGASSVMQYDERYTPYIEMTGLLPFIQLVSRSTPNLNDAAVTALIDRWRPETHSFHLRTGEMTVTLQDVSMITALPIEGKPLCMSTDSEGWRQQMEALIGMSPQEPEVEDGGKKDRVPTGAPFTWIAANFAHCPEDADDEVIQRYARVYMWYVISRTIFADGTGKNAPWMWLKALTVFDNKFSWGSTALAYLYRQVINC; this is translated from the exons atgagtattttttttgtgatttgtaggatggtgtggcttttgaatgatgtttatgacgttgaacaccgggcctattttATGTCGGAGAAGAAAATG gagcttatgcgcttgaagatccggtctcacggggcatcgtctgtaatgcagtacgatgagcggtacaccccatacatcgagatgacaggactccttccattcattcagcttgtgagtcggtcaacgcccAATCTGAACGATGCGGCAGTCACTGCACttattgatcgttggaggccggagacacatagttttcacctccggaccggagagatgacagttactcttcaagatgtttccatgatcaccgcacttccgatcgaggggaagcctctttgtatgagcactgattccgagggatggcggcaacaaatggaggcccttattggtatgtcgcctcaggagccggaggtagaagatggagggaagaaagatagagtcccgaccggcgctcctttcacttggattgccgcgaactttgctcattgtcctgaggacgcagatgacgaggtgatccagaggtatgctcgcgtgtacatgtggtacgtcatctctaggactatcttcgctgacggcactggcaagaatgctccatggatgtggctgaaggcgttgactgttttcgacaacaagttcagttggggctcgaccgcactggcttacttgtatcgcCAAGTAATAAATTGCtga